Proteins encoded together in one Desulfovibrio sp. window:
- a CDS encoding pyruvate, phosphate dikinase, which translates to MSLFGFLKKKNACQLLVDPDDRTTVKYRHFKELLEQNDAVLDALAALEQTYYGGEVFTSGAARQTVQSIGEATAYMVRSLENLAPNRHGGLDEAQRRILAQALAAFDPPAEMDVAPLILRLEDVAPESARQVGGKAGNLARVHNSLKLPTPDGFAVTTQGFRAFMRHSGLDEYARKELEMISPLDLPELENRCGRIRQAILEADLPADLSAALGGALETLKRKLVAPALLAVRSSAVGEDGAASFAGQYESVLNVPFERAGQALKEVFASKYTPRAVLYRLRWGLDDGDAPMAALVLTMVDSRVSGVLYTIDPGADGGLAMRLDAVSGLGDKLVSGESKAVTTRISRSPLGIGASTETPLLSDDVTLELGRMGMLLEEHFESPQDVEWCLDGQGRLVIVQSRPLDTPEEVSSQALPAGDLDLSDFPTLLSGGVCASSGVASGTVLHVEGAIPETIPEGAILVAVNAAPELAALLDRAGGIVTAMGGAASHLASVAREMGIPALFAAPGCKELLTEGQEVTLDASNLRVLQGRAEALLTISGRPRSRVVDSPMHVRLRAALDVISPLTLTDPDADTFSPAGCNTLHDIVRYTHEKAMREMFGMCENAEGAANVARLKAQIPLTLYCVDLGGGLREFLTTCDDIKPEDLRSTPMCAIWRGFTHPGITWSGTVAFDAKSFMTLMASSATAEVGGGAPGGDSYALLGADYMNLSARFGYHFANIDAFCGEVASQNHIKVRFAGGAGTFSGKCLRVTYLAKVLARLGFTVDTAGDVLDATLKGAPFKQTEHALDQLGRLMAVSRLLDMAISGQSEIEAMTEAFFKGDYDLLAKRQENPLPEFHLAQGDWECALDETGAQIARQDGARWATGLSKGFTSFMGRLSGRRYQRFLDNVEAYFYFPLAVAKGSDMEDGRASLRVRPVAGAIDQAGGLAFAVRTAGTYLVLRINALEDNLILFAFKDGRRSELASAHLPVKTGLWRELAVEVRGNTVTGFVDGKPYIVHHFDYAPKGLVGMWSKADSVVEFSELRRSDGQSELVFLSQPPGRAENE; encoded by the coding sequence ATGAGCCTGTTTGGCTTCCTGAAAAAGAAAAATGCCTGTCAGCTCCTTGTGGACCCTGACGACAGGACAACCGTCAAATACCGTCACTTCAAGGAGCTGCTCGAACAAAACGACGCAGTGCTCGATGCGCTGGCAGCACTGGAGCAGACGTACTACGGCGGCGAGGTCTTTACTTCCGGGGCGGCGCGCCAGACCGTGCAGAGCATCGGAGAAGCAACCGCTTACATGGTCCGCTCGCTGGAGAATCTGGCGCCGAATCGTCACGGCGGACTGGATGAAGCACAGCGGAGGATTCTCGCCCAGGCCCTTGCCGCCTTCGATCCACCTGCGGAAATGGATGTCGCTCCCCTTATCCTGCGTCTTGAGGATGTCGCTCCGGAGAGCGCGCGACAGGTCGGAGGAAAGGCCGGAAACCTGGCCAGGGTCCACAATTCGCTGAAGCTGCCGACCCCGGATGGGTTCGCCGTCACCACACAGGGCTTCCGGGCGTTCATGAGGCACAGCGGGCTCGACGAATACGCCAGGAAGGAACTCGAAATGATTTCCCCATTGGATTTGCCGGAACTGGAAAACCGATGCGGTCGCATCCGGCAGGCCATCCTGGAAGCCGATCTGCCTGCCGATCTGTCGGCCGCTCTCGGCGGAGCCCTGGAAACGTTGAAGCGCAAACTGGTGGCCCCTGCCCTTCTTGCTGTCCGGTCCAGCGCGGTTGGAGAGGACGGGGCAGCAAGTTTCGCGGGACAGTACGAGTCCGTACTCAACGTGCCCTTCGAGCGCGCCGGGCAGGCCCTCAAGGAAGTGTTCGCCAGCAAGTACACGCCCCGCGCCGTGCTTTACCGGCTCCGGTGGGGTTTGGACGATGGTGACGCACCCATGGCCGCCCTGGTCCTGACCATGGTCGACAGCCGGGTGAGCGGCGTGCTCTACACCATCGACCCCGGCGCGGACGGTGGTCTGGCGATGCGCTTGGACGCGGTTTCAGGTCTGGGCGACAAGCTGGTGTCCGGTGAGTCCAAGGCGGTGACGACCCGCATCTCCAGGTCCCCCCTTGGCATCGGCGCTTCGACTGAAACGCCGCTGCTCTCCGATGACGTGACGCTGGAACTGGGCAGGATGGGGATGCTTCTCGAGGAGCATTTCGAATCCCCGCAGGACGTCGAATGGTGTCTGGACGGGCAAGGCCGGCTCGTCATCGTCCAGTCCAGGCCGCTGGACACTCCCGAGGAGGTCTCTTCTCAGGCTCTCCCAGCCGGTGATCTCGACCTCTCCGATTTTCCCACGCTGCTGTCTGGAGGAGTCTGCGCCAGCTCGGGTGTCGCCAGCGGAACCGTTCTCCATGTGGAGGGGGCCATTCCAGAAACCATTCCCGAAGGCGCGATCCTCGTGGCCGTCAATGCCGCGCCCGAACTGGCGGCCCTGCTGGACAGGGCCGGGGGGATCGTGACCGCCATGGGTGGAGCCGCGAGCCACCTTGCCTCCGTTGCGCGCGAGATGGGCATCCCCGCGCTCTTCGCAGCGCCCGGATGCAAAGAACTGCTGACGGAAGGCCAGGAGGTCACCCTGGATGCGTCGAACCTCCGGGTGCTCCAGGGACGCGCGGAAGCCCTCCTCACCATTTCCGGCAGGCCCCGTTCCCGCGTGGTGGACAGCCCCATGCACGTGCGCCTCAGGGCAGCCCTGGACGTGATCTCTCCTCTCACCCTCACCGACCCCGACGCGGACACGTTCTCCCCGGCAGGATGCAATACCCTCCACGACATCGTCCGCTATACCCATGAGAAGGCCATGCGGGAGATGTTCGGCATGTGCGAGAACGCGGAGGGAGCAGCCAATGTCGCTCGCCTCAAGGCCCAAATTCCGTTGACGCTCTATTGCGTCGACCTGGGAGGCGGCTTGCGTGAGTTCCTGACCACTTGCGACGATATCAAGCCCGAGGACCTGCGCAGCACCCCCATGTGCGCCATATGGAGAGGCTTCACGCACCCGGGCATCACATGGTCGGGCACGGTTGCCTTCGACGCCAAGAGCTTCATGACCCTCATGGCCTCGTCAGCAACGGCAGAAGTCGGGGGAGGTGCTCCCGGAGGAGACTCCTATGCCCTGCTCGGAGCTGACTACATGAACCTCTCGGCCAGGTTCGGCTACCATTTCGCCAATATCGACGCCTTCTGCGGCGAAGTCGCCTCGCAGAACCACATCAAGGTCCGCTTCGCGGGAGGCGCAGGGACGTTCTCCGGAAAATGCCTGAGGGTGACGTATCTGGCCAAAGTCCTCGCCCGGCTGGGCTTCACGGTGGACACAGCCGGCGACGTGCTTGACGCTACCCTGAAAGGCGCGCCCTTCAAACAGACCGAGCATGCGCTCGACCAGTTGGGCCGCCTGATGGCGGTGAGCCGCCTTCTGGACATGGCCATATCCGGGCAGTCCGAGATCGAGGCCATGACGGAGGCCTTCTTCAAAGGTGATTATGACCTCCTCGCCAAACGCCAGGAGAATCCCCTGCCGGAGTTCCATCTCGCCCAGGGAGATTGGGAGTGCGCTCTGGACGAAACGGGAGCCCAGATCGCGCGCCAAGACGGCGCGAGATGGGCCACCGGCCTGTCCAAGGGATTCACCTCCTTCATGGGCAGGCTCTCCGGACGCAGGTACCAGCGCTTCCTGGATAACGTGGAAGCCTACTTCTACTTCCCCCTTGCAGTGGCCAAAGGATCCGACATGGAGGACGGCCGGGCCAGCCTCAGGGTGAGGCCCGTGGCGGGGGCCATCGACCAGGCCGGGGGCCTGGCCTTCGCCGTCCGCACTGCGGGTACGTATCTGGTGCTTCGCATCAATGCCCTGGAGGACAACCTGATCCTCTTTGCCTTCAAGGACGGACGCCGGAGCGAACTGGCCAGCGCCCATCTGCCCGTGAAAACAGGCCTGTGGCGAGAGCTGGCGGTGGAGGTGCGGGGCAACACAGTCACCGGATTCGTGGACGGCAAACCCTACATCGTCCACCATTTCGATTACGCCCCGAAAGGCCTGGTGGGCATGTGGTCCAAGGCGGATTCCGTCGTGGAATTCTCGGAGCTGCGCCGCTCCGACGGGCAATCGGAGCTTGTCTTCCTCTCTCAGCCGCCAGGGAGAGCTGAAAATGAATGA
- the chrA gene encoding chromate efflux transporter — MNEHGTPPSVPLKQAFAYWFKLGFINFGGPAGQIAMMHKDIVESRKWMNESMFLRALNFCMLLPGPEAHQLAVYIGWRLNGYLGGFIAGMCFLLPSIALMLALAWLAAAKGHVPAVSGIFHGISAAVVAIVVEALFRLSKKSLKHGVLYVFAGAAFILGQFFNVPFPAIVLLSGIAGTLLAKTRPEIFCHRATGSKECTMEEPSPAKELPSLKHIVKVVGLFAAVWGIVVLPVLAWRGFGDALSEVSLFFTKAAFVTFGGAYAVLAYIADNAVQMGWLAEKDMLLGLGLAETTPGPLIMVTQFVGFFAAWNNPGSLAQLQAGILGGLLTTFATFLPSFMFIFAGAPYIEAITSNKKFAAALTGISAAVVGVVLKLGVFFAWHTFLPGGKPDVFALFVALGALYALLRLKMSMHALVGLSGAAGFVWQMLS, encoded by the coding sequence ATGAATGAACATGGAACGCCGCCAAGCGTCCCCTTGAAGCAGGCCTTCGCCTACTGGTTCAAGCTCGGCTTCATCAACTTCGGCGGCCCTGCCGGGCAGATCGCCATGATGCACAAGGACATCGTGGAAAGCCGCAAGTGGATGAACGAGAGCATGTTCCTGCGCGCCCTCAACTTCTGCATGCTGCTGCCCGGCCCTGAGGCGCACCAGCTGGCGGTGTACATCGGCTGGCGACTCAACGGGTATCTGGGCGGCTTCATCGCAGGGATGTGCTTCCTGCTGCCGTCGATCGCCCTGATGCTCGCCCTAGCGTGGCTGGCCGCCGCCAAGGGCCACGTCCCCGCTGTCTCCGGAATTTTCCACGGCATATCCGCCGCCGTGGTGGCCATCGTGGTCGAAGCCCTCTTCCGCCTTTCAAAGAAATCCCTGAAGCACGGAGTGCTGTATGTCTTTGCGGGTGCCGCGTTCATCCTGGGTCAGTTTTTCAATGTCCCGTTCCCGGCCATCGTGCTGCTGTCCGGCATTGCCGGAACGCTGCTGGCCAAGACTCGCCCCGAGATATTCTGCCATCGGGCCACCGGGAGCAAGGAATGCACGATGGAGGAGCCTTCGCCTGCGAAGGAGCTTCCTTCCTTGAAGCACATCGTCAAGGTCGTCGGCCTGTTTGCGGCCGTCTGGGGCATAGTGGTGCTACCTGTTCTCGCCTGGCGTGGTTTTGGCGACGCCTTGTCCGAGGTATCCCTCTTTTTCACCAAGGCGGCTTTCGTCACCTTTGGCGGGGCCTACGCCGTGCTGGCCTACATCGCCGACAACGCGGTCCAAATGGGCTGGCTCGCGGAGAAGGACATGCTCCTGGGGCTCGGGCTTGCGGAGACCACGCCCGGCCCGCTGATCATGGTGACGCAGTTCGTCGGTTTCTTCGCCGCCTGGAACAACCCCGGTTCGCTCGCGCAGTTGCAGGCTGGCATACTTGGAGGCCTTCTCACCACGTTCGCCACCTTCCTGCCGAGCTTCATGTTCATCTTCGCGGGGGCTCCCTACATTGAGGCGATCACATCCAACAAGAAGTTCGCCGCCGCGTTGACGGGCATTTCGGCAGCCGTTGTCGGCGTCGTCCTCAAACTGGGTGTGTTTTTCGCCTGGCACACGTTCCTGCCCGGTGGAAAACCGGATGTCTTCGCATTGTTTGTTGCATTGGGCGCACTCTATGCGCTGCTTCGGCTCAAGATGTCCATGCATGCGCTGGTCGGCCTGAGCGGCGCAGCTGGTTTCGTATGGCAAATGCTGTCCTAA
- a CDS encoding ammonia-forming cytochrome c nitrite reductase subunit c552, whose protein sequence is MEFWTYSTKPANFWANEDAKKNRQQYHDTMRSGHMASGVTCSTCHLDHATVHQKSSLRLPRDQQCIGCHTSQKAMFDGSVHAQKGVVCVDCHMAKMGNRVGATQKTPKDPFHVSAHTMRPVTPAQADVFKMRSPA, encoded by the coding sequence GTGGAGTTCTGGACCTACTCCACCAAGCCAGCCAACTTCTGGGCGAACGAGGATGCGAAGAAGAACCGCCAGCAATATCACGACACCATGCGCTCAGGCCACATGGCCTCGGGCGTCACCTGCTCCACCTGCCATTTGGACCACGCCACAGTGCATCAGAAGTCCAGCCTGAGACTGCCCCGCGACCAGCAGTGCATTGGCTGCCATACGTCCCAGAAGGCCATGTTCGATGGCAGCGTCCATGCCCAAAAGGGAGTGGTCTGCGTGGATTGCCACATGGCCAAGATGGGCAACCGGGTTGGAGCCACCCAGAAGACGCCCAAGGACCCCTTCCACGTTTCCGCCCACACTATGCGCCCCGTGACTCCTGCCCAGGCGGATGTGTTCAAGATGCGCTCGCCCGCGTGA
- a CDS encoding acyltransferase family protein, whose translation MPADRFEYLDLLRTLAIVGVTVMHSAAPLLHSSKASEVWSGLVYSSLCLFCVPILLMISGALMLGSTRPMVLSEFYGKRLVKILLPLLAWSIIYYALICIQTGSDPNLISFFKRFLTGLWSGPLWFLYMIVGVYLMSPFLRPAFSDASSNYGPIFVCITFGLTALNSATRLLWEQDLNRFLSGAVIPYYFGYFVLGHLLKARKVNIPGGKPVLALLFFACAGLTALGEFAATGDNTMLPTTFFNYQQPLTVLMAASFFLFFKDWKPAANQKRAWLVHELSGLTYGIFLSHILVLMLLTGQIPLFFSHGAGLNWYSVHPWVGPILTGLATFLGSALLTAGLKRLPWLCRIVP comes from the coding sequence ATGCCCGCCGACCGCTTCGAATACCTCGACCTGCTTCGCACCCTGGCTATCGTTGGCGTTACGGTCATGCACAGCGCCGCCCCGTTGCTGCACAGCTCCAAAGCGAGCGAAGTGTGGTCCGGGCTTGTCTATTCTTCGCTGTGCCTGTTCTGCGTGCCGATCCTTTTAATGATAAGCGGAGCCCTGATGCTTGGTTCCACTCGCCCCATGGTTCTCTCGGAATTCTATGGCAAGCGCCTGGTCAAAATACTTCTCCCGCTGCTGGCCTGGTCCATCATCTATTACGCCCTCATCTGCATTCAGACCGGTTCTGACCCGAACCTGATCAGTTTCTTCAAAAGATTCCTCACAGGGCTCTGGTCCGGCCCTCTCTGGTTCCTGTACATGATCGTGGGCGTCTACCTCATGTCGCCTTTTCTGCGTCCGGCCTTTTCCGACGCCTCCTCGAATTACGGCCCCATCTTCGTATGCATCACCTTCGGCCTGACCGCCCTCAACAGCGCCACACGCCTACTCTGGGAGCAGGACCTGAACCGCTTTCTCTCCGGAGCGGTCATTCCCTATTATTTCGGCTACTTCGTCCTGGGGCATCTGCTCAAAGCCAGAAAGGTAAATATCCCCGGCGGCAAGCCGGTTCTGGCGCTTCTCTTTTTCGCCTGCGCCGGGTTGACCGCCCTTGGAGAATTCGCGGCAACTGGGGACAACACCATGCTTCCCACCACTTTCTTCAATTACCAGCAACCATTGACCGTATTGATGGCAGCCTCATTTTTCCTTTTCTTCAAAGACTGGAAACCGGCTGCGAATCAGAAACGGGCCTGGCTTGTCCATGAGCTGAGCGGCCTGACCTACGGTATTTTCTTGTCTCACATTCTTGTTCTCATGCTGCTCACCGGGCAAATACCTCTCTTCTTCAGCCACGGAGCCGGGTTGAACTGGTACAGCGTGCATCCCTGGGTTGGCCCTATCCTTACTGGCTTGGCGACATTCTTAGGTTCGGCCCTGCTCACGGCGGGACTCAAACGCCTTCCCTGGCTTTGCAGGATCGTTCCCTGA
- a CDS encoding sensor histidine kinase: MLSHEVFAGRAQLPRKVILASLLLAVLFVGHSWATTQPPTAQQGILDLSSWNPTGDGSVKLDGEWEFYWGQLLTPDDFTKPFPTGTINYIPLPSAWNGFKLDGVSVESEGYATFRLKIVPAPINTALALRLLGINSAFRLWLNGSLLAQGGTVGKSVQTELPNPSPVLVLFQNDRPDLELVLQVSNHTYRQGGILSSVCLGPEALLMAEHTRPKVVAFFFTGSLLIMGIYHLALYGFRRSNIPPLYFGFYCLLWSGNHLTSDSSEWAILSLLPGTPFVIIDRISWICFILSVPVGYLFFKSLYPQYFSTLLMRLSQIFAVIFTLIAILFSSIAFTSLLPIYYLISSILILYCLIKLHNAKIQGEEGATFILAGFLILGLVGINDMLNDFGAIHTAYLLPVGMFSFILFQSFALSLRFSRAFAAVERLSSELECKNVKLVEEIQERARLEREVISISEQERRRISHDLHDGLCQQLTGARLRCSVLESKLAATLDNPSELSQLSTLLDESVNHAYDLSRGLWPVEHDPKAESPSLEELVRRFADSSGISIEFRKKEACDSCSNEHITQLYRIAQEAISNAVKHARARKIDVTLTCTAGDAVTLSVRDDGIGRSKAKNTRGGLGIGIMKHRARLIGGILTIDDTATGGTLVTCTAFCSASRAKAHASHTTG, translated from the coding sequence TTGCTTTCTCACGAGGTCTTTGCGGGCCGTGCTCAACTCCCGCGAAAAGTCATCCTTGCCTCGTTGCTGCTGGCCGTCCTGTTTGTCGGGCACTCCTGGGCCACTACCCAGCCGCCCACAGCCCAACAGGGAATTCTGGACCTTTCCTCCTGGAACCCAACTGGTGACGGATCGGTGAAACTTGACGGCGAATGGGAATTTTATTGGGGCCAACTGCTGACCCCGGACGACTTCACGAAGCCATTCCCCACTGGGACGATCAATTACATTCCGCTTCCCTCCGCCTGGAACGGTTTCAAACTGGACGGAGTCTCGGTCGAAAGTGAAGGCTATGCAACCTTCCGGCTAAAGATCGTCCCTGCTCCAATCAACACGGCCCTGGCCCTGCGCCTTCTCGGCATCAATTCCGCATTCAGGCTCTGGCTCAATGGCAGTCTCCTCGCCCAGGGCGGAACCGTGGGCAAGAGCGTCCAAACGGAACTTCCGAACCCTTCCCCGGTGCTGGTGCTTTTCCAAAACGACAGGCCGGATCTCGAGCTAGTTCTTCAGGTCTCGAACCACACTTACAGACAAGGAGGAATCCTCTCTTCCGTTTGCCTGGGGCCAGAGGCCCTGCTCATGGCCGAGCATACCCGCCCCAAAGTGGTAGCGTTCTTCTTCACGGGCAGCCTTTTGATCATGGGTATCTACCATCTGGCTCTCTACGGGTTTCGCAGATCGAACATACCACCTCTCTACTTTGGGTTTTATTGCCTCCTCTGGTCCGGCAATCACCTAACGTCCGACAGCAGCGAGTGGGCGATACTTTCCTTGCTTCCGGGAACACCCTTTGTGATAATCGACAGAATATCCTGGATATGTTTTATCCTCTCCGTCCCAGTAGGGTACCTGTTTTTTAAATCTCTTTATCCACAGTATTTTTCTACACTATTAATGCGGTTGTCGCAAATATTCGCAGTCATATTTACACTAATTGCCATTCTTTTCTCTTCTATTGCATTTACATCTCTTCTGCCAATCTACTATCTCATCTCTTCTATCCTCATATTATACTGCCTTATTAAATTGCATAATGCAAAGATCCAGGGAGAAGAAGGTGCCACTTTCATCCTTGCCGGCTTCCTTATTTTGGGACTTGTCGGCATAAACGACATGCTCAACGATTTCGGAGCAATCCACACGGCATACCTTCTCCCCGTGGGAATGTTCTCCTTCATCCTCTTTCAATCCTTCGCCCTGTCTCTACGTTTTTCCAGAGCTTTTGCCGCAGTTGAAAGATTGTCATCGGAACTGGAATGCAAAAACGTAAAGCTGGTCGAAGAAATCCAGGAGCGTGCGCGCCTTGAGCGCGAGGTGATAAGCATCAGCGAACAGGAACGCCGGCGCATAAGCCACGACCTGCACGACGGCCTTTGCCAGCAACTCACCGGAGCCAGGTTGCGGTGTTCGGTCTTGGAAAGCAAACTGGCTGCCACCCTCGACAACCCTTCCGAGCTCTCCCAACTCTCCACGCTCTTGGATGAATCGGTCAACCACGCCTACGACTTGTCCCGCGGGCTCTGGCCCGTGGAGCACGATCCAAAAGCTGAAAGTCCTTCCCTGGAGGAATTGGTCCGGCGTTTTGCCGACTCGAGCGGCATATCCATCGAGTTCCGCAAGAAAGAGGCGTGCGACAGTTGTTCCAACGAGCACATCACCCAACTGTATCGGATCGCCCAGGAAGCCATCTCCAACGCGGTCAAGCACGCCAGGGCAAGAAAAATCGACGTGACCCTCACCTGCACCGCTGGCGATGCAGTAACCCTTTCGGTCCGGGACGACGGGATAGGCCGGAGCAAGGCGAAAAACACCAGAGGCGGCCTGGGAATTGGCATCATGAAACATCGTGCTCGATTGATAGGAGGCATACTCACTATTGACGACACTGCGACAGGAGGGACATTGGTAACCTGCACCGCCTTTTGTTCGGCCAGCCGCGCCAAGGCTCACGCTTCACACACTACCGGATGA
- a CDS encoding response regulator transcription factor, translating into MNPVQLHKSGTTSNTKTGMRIILVDDHPAVRQGLALLFTQAGHTISAEAESRTESLALLGASHADIAIVDLSLGDESGLDLMADLRERGIPVLTYSMHENFEAIERAFGAGANGYVSKREKSEVLLEAAQEILKGRRFISPRAAQSLAASVLPPQESLGEICLSERESQIMHMLGQGDSNAEIAASLAISVRTVESYCSRIIDKLGADGMRELRKLAIRNR; encoded by the coding sequence ATGAATCCCGTGCAACTCCACAAATCTGGAACAACATCGAACACGAAGACCGGCATGCGGATAATCCTCGTGGACGACCACCCGGCCGTGCGCCAGGGCTTGGCGCTGCTGTTCACTCAGGCAGGCCACACGATCAGCGCTGAAGCGGAAAGCCGGACAGAATCACTTGCGCTGCTTGGCGCATCTCATGCGGACATAGCAATAGTGGACTTATCCCTGGGGGACGAAAGCGGCCTCGATCTGATGGCTGACTTGCGGGAACGTGGTATTCCAGTGCTGACCTACTCCATGCATGAAAACTTTGAGGCCATCGAGAGGGCGTTTGGCGCCGGAGCCAACGGGTACGTCAGCAAGCGGGAGAAATCCGAAGTGCTCCTAGAGGCGGCCCAGGAAATTCTGAAGGGGCGGCGCTTTATCAGCCCACGTGCGGCGCAAAGCCTTGCGGCAAGCGTCCTCCCCCCCCAAGAAAGCCTTGGGGAGATCTGCCTCAGCGAACGTGAGTCTCAGATCATGCACATGCTCGGCCAAGGCGATTCGAACGCCGAGATTGCCGCATCGCTTGCTATCAGCGTGCGAACGGTAGAATCATATTGCTCCAGAATTATCGATAAGCTTGGAGCAGACGGGATGAGAGAGCTCAGAAAATTGGCCATCCGCAACAGATAG
- a CDS encoding response regulator transcription factor: MPRHDHRGARVLIADHHQDVRSGLVLLLTQNGYTVCVEAANMIEALALLPGSGAEIALVDIQWKDGDVIELLEALRELKIPALAYSMSEAPETIQWAFIAGASGYVTKREDPEVLLEGVRETMARRRFLSPRAAQSLASKALSFRDQ; this comes from the coding sequence ATGCCCAGACACGATCACCGCGGAGCTCGCGTACTTATCGCGGACCACCATCAGGATGTGCGCAGCGGTCTGGTCCTGCTTCTAACCCAGAACGGCTATACTGTCTGCGTAGAAGCCGCGAATATGATTGAAGCTTTGGCGCTATTGCCTGGTTCGGGAGCAGAGATAGCTCTCGTGGATATTCAATGGAAAGACGGGGATGTCATTGAACTGCTTGAGGCACTCCGCGAACTGAAGATTCCAGCCCTGGCCTATTCCATGAGCGAGGCCCCTGAAACGATTCAGTGGGCGTTCATTGCCGGAGCCAGTGGATACGTCACCAAACGCGAAGACCCGGAAGTGCTTCTTGAGGGAGTACGCGAAACAATGGCCAGAAGGCGCTTCCTCAGCCCCAGGGCGGCCCAGAGCCTGGCAAGCAAGGCGCTTTCCTTCCGCGATCAATAA